Proteins encoded within one genomic window of Micromonospora halotolerans:
- a CDS encoding L,D-transpeptidase family protein, translating into MKRRSLILGAAAGVAAPVVASGATPAAASTTDATIDTPRPRRTSRHNKANNLTTLPATTRQVVIVTAASYQTSYATLETFAKVDGTWVPVSAALPARIGSQYFSDHHVEGVPTTPTGVYSIGPTMYGIAANPGVRYPYHRVVVNDWWNENPNSPGYNTFQHTATSPGGLSEALWKEQPAYTHFAVITYNMPPNVAKPVPNAGSGIFLHEFSKTPSGPTAGCVSLSHTDLVNVLRWLDPAAQPRIVMCPLESLGRY; encoded by the coding sequence ATGAAGCGGAGATCTCTGATCCTCGGCGCGGCGGCCGGTGTCGCGGCTCCCGTCGTGGCCTCCGGCGCGACGCCCGCCGCCGCATCGACCACCGACGCCACCATCGACACCCCCCGGCCGCGCCGCACCTCGCGGCACAACAAGGCCAACAACCTCACGACCCTGCCGGCGACCACCCGGCAGGTCGTCATCGTGACCGCGGCCAGCTACCAGACCAGTTACGCCACACTGGAGACGTTCGCCAAGGTCGACGGGACCTGGGTCCCCGTCTCCGCGGCGCTGCCCGCGCGCATCGGATCCCAGTACTTCAGCGACCACCACGTCGAGGGCGTCCCGACCACGCCGACGGGCGTCTACTCCATCGGCCCGACGATGTACGGCATCGCGGCCAACCCGGGCGTCCGGTACCCCTACCACCGGGTCGTCGTGAACGACTGGTGGAACGAGAACCCGAACTCGCCCGGCTACAACACCTTCCAGCACACCGCCACCAGTCCCGGTGGCCTCAGCGAGGCGCTGTGGAAGGAGCAGCCCGCCTACACGCACTTCGCCGTGATCACCTACAACATGCCGCCGAACGTCGCGAAGCCGGTGCCGAACGCGGGCAGCGGGATCTTCCTGCACGAGTTCAGCAAGACCCCGTCCGGTCCCACCGCCGGCTGCGTCAGCCTGTCGCACACCGACCTGGTCAACGTGCTGCGGTGGCTCGACCCCGCTGCCCAGCCGCGCATCGTGATGTGCCCACTGGAAAGCCTCGGCCGCTACTGA
- a CDS encoding DUF4097 family beta strand repeat-containing protein: MQKFDTPAPISAVLDIPAGRIQFIAADRADTTVDVRPASPSKSRDARAAEQTSVAYGDGVLRVTAPTPDNRLFGPSGSVEVTVQLPAGSRVEARSAATELRGVGRLGDVVFDGAYRRIKIDEAASVRLTAVDGDVEVGRLNGPAEISTARGDIRITEAVRGTVVLRTGSGDISVAAAVGVSAALDAGTGYGRVSNSLKNDGTTGLDIRATTAQGDITARSL; encoded by the coding sequence ATGCAGAAGTTCGACACCCCCGCCCCGATCTCCGCCGTCCTCGACATCCCCGCCGGACGCATCCAGTTCATCGCCGCGGACCGCGCCGACACCACCGTCGACGTCCGGCCCGCCAGCCCAAGCAAGAGCCGCGACGCCCGGGCCGCCGAGCAGACCAGCGTCGCGTACGGCGACGGTGTCCTGCGGGTCACCGCCCCGACGCCGGACAACCGGCTCTTCGGTCCCTCCGGATCCGTGGAGGTCACCGTCCAGCTGCCCGCCGGCTCCCGCGTCGAGGCCAGGTCCGCCGCCACCGAGCTCCGCGGCGTCGGGCGCCTCGGTGACGTCGTCTTCGACGGCGCGTACCGCCGGATCAAAATCGACGAGGCCGCGAGCGTCCGCCTCACCGCGGTCGACGGCGACGTCGAGGTCGGCCGGCTCAACGGCCCCGCGGAGATCAGCACCGCACGGGGCGACATCCGGATCACCGAGGCCGTGCGCGGCACGGTCGTGCTCCGCACCGGGTCCGGCGACATCTCGGTCGCTGCCGCCGTCGGCGTCTCGGCCGCCCTGGACGCCGGCACCGGCTACGGGCGCGTCAGCAACAGCCTCAAGAACGACGGCACCACCGGCCTCGACATCCGCGCCACCACCGCCCAGGGCGACATCACCGCCCGTAGCCTCTGA
- a CDS encoding carbohydrate ABC transporter permease encodes MPPPRTVSAPPDDRAPTVESTRSTGRRAKPARFTESALGWLLLLPSVVVFVLFVFWPLGRTLYLSVHGNDLFGAPSVYVGAEHYREMLSADFGKVLATTGLFTLFSVVPAVLGALVVVLLLEARIRGVRVLRTAFALPFAFSVATASVVFAVIYNPAIGVANGVLGSVGIDRVNWLTDPSIALPAVCAATVWMNFGYNVLVLSAGVAAISPEVVEAARLDGASGWRLASRITVPLLSPQLFFLVVVSTIHALQSFGQIHILTKGGPDQATTTLVYSIYEKAFAFGSSDFGSASAQAVVLLVVMLGCTAIQFGILERRVHYR; translated from the coding sequence GTGCCTCCCCCTCGCACCGTCAGCGCCCCACCGGACGACCGCGCCCCGACCGTGGAGTCCACACGCTCCACCGGCCGCCGGGCGAAGCCGGCACGCTTCACCGAATCCGCTCTCGGGTGGTTGCTGCTGCTGCCGTCGGTCGTGGTCTTCGTGCTGTTCGTGTTCTGGCCGCTGGGCCGGACGCTCTACCTGTCCGTCCACGGCAACGACCTCTTCGGCGCCCCGTCGGTGTACGTCGGTGCGGAGCACTACCGGGAGATGCTGTCGGCCGACTTCGGCAAGGTGCTGGCCACCACCGGCCTGTTCACGCTGTTCTCCGTGGTGCCGGCCGTCCTGGGCGCGCTCGTCGTGGTGCTGCTGCTGGAGGCGCGCATCCGCGGGGTACGGGTGTTGCGCACCGCCTTCGCGCTGCCGTTCGCGTTCTCGGTGGCGACGGCGTCGGTCGTCTTCGCCGTCATCTACAACCCGGCGATCGGCGTGGCGAACGGAGTCCTCGGTTCCGTCGGGATCGACCGGGTCAACTGGCTCACCGACCCGTCGATCGCGCTGCCCGCCGTCTGCGCCGCCACGGTGTGGATGAACTTCGGCTACAACGTCCTCGTGCTCTCCGCCGGCGTCGCGGCGATCTCACCCGAGGTGGTCGAGGCGGCGCGGCTGGACGGGGCGTCCGGCTGGCGGCTGGCGTCCCGGATCACCGTGCCGCTGCTCTCCCCGCAGCTGTTCTTCCTCGTCGTGGTGTCCACGATCCACGCGCTGCAGAGCTTCGGGCAGATCCACATCCTGACGAAGGGCGGCCCGGACCAGGCCACGACGACGCTGGTCTACTCCATCTACGAGAAGGCGTTCGCCTTCGGGTCCTCCGACTTCGGCTCGGCCAGCGCACAGGCCGTCGTGCTGCTGGTCGTCATGCTCGGCTGCACGGCCATCCAGTTCGGCATCCTCGAGCGGCGGGTCCACTACCGATGA
- a CDS encoding carbohydrate ABC transporter permease, protein MKKFSLGRVAVYVVLGLAAIPVLFPIYYGFVGAVMGPGDLATYPPALVPHELYWQNISDVFRSVPLGRFYVNSAIQAGLITVAQIVTSILAAYAFAFLRLPARAVTFSLFLATLMVPWEAIIIPNYLAISGWGLARGGLTYLGLVLPFLASAFGTFLLRQAFLQFPTELRDAAVIDGCGHWRLLWRVIVPLSKPSIAAVGVYVFLSAWNQYFWPLILIRDSEYQTLQIGISQLNDAEVAQPGLVLAGVALSLLPTLAVVLFGQRYIVRGLTAGALK, encoded by the coding sequence ATGAAAAAGTTCAGCCTCGGACGGGTCGCCGTCTACGTCGTGCTCGGCCTGGCCGCGATCCCGGTTCTGTTCCCCATCTACTACGGCTTCGTCGGCGCCGTGATGGGCCCCGGCGACCTGGCGACCTACCCGCCCGCGCTGGTGCCGCACGAGCTCTACTGGCAGAACATCAGCGACGTCTTCCGCTCGGTGCCGCTCGGCCGCTTCTACGTGAACTCCGCCATCCAGGCCGGGCTCATCACGGTGGCCCAGATCGTCACCAGCATCCTGGCCGCGTACGCCTTCGCGTTCCTTCGCCTGCCCGCGAGGGCGGTGACGTTCAGTCTGTTCCTCGCCACCCTCATGGTGCCGTGGGAAGCGATCATCATTCCCAACTACCTGGCCATCTCCGGGTGGGGTCTGGCGCGGGGCGGGTTGACCTACCTCGGTCTCGTGCTGCCATTCCTCGCCTCGGCCTTCGGCACGTTCCTGCTGCGGCAGGCCTTCCTGCAGTTCCCGACCGAGTTGCGGGACGCCGCGGTGATCGACGGGTGCGGCCACTGGCGCCTGTTGTGGCGGGTCATCGTGCCCCTGTCCAAGCCCTCGATCGCGGCGGTCGGGGTCTACGTCTTCCTGTCGGCGTGGAACCAGTACTTCTGGCCGCTCATCCTGATCCGCGACTCCGAGTACCAGACGCTGCAGATCGGCATCTCGCAGCTCAACGACGCCGAGGTGGCGCAACCGGGCCTCGTCCTCGCGGGCGTCGCGCTGTCCCTGCTCCCGACGTTGGCTGTCGTGCTCTTCGGTCAGCGCTACATCGTCCGTGGCCTCACCGCCGGCGCGCTGAAGTAA
- a CDS encoding ABC transporter substrate-binding protein — protein MRQPKLRRAMTAFVALAAAAALTACGGSGSDTDSAKDALEAPGAEVLEKATDKTTIEFWHGMKGANAAAIDKLVADFNAQSGGKAEVKAIYQGNYDETIAKYKASVQQKNTPALVQVYDIGSRFMVDSKQTVPMFKFIDKDGFNAGDIEPNIANYYSIDGKLQSMPFNTSTPLLYLNKEAFVRAGLDPTKPPTNLDELGEMAKKLTVKDASGKTVQYGFGAAIYGWLLEQLIATDGKEYCDNSNGRKGLATKVQFDQETGVRVAQWWVDLVKGGYAANTGRKTDDAQAAFKAGTVAMHLESTGAMRGYVDAAKGKFTVLTAPYPKASSAATGGPIIGGASLWINGVGHSDKEKRAAWEFVKFAVSPAQQAKWHTGTGYVPVNAKALDEQIDKDWVAQYPQFKTAVDQLHALPPSVASAGCLLGVMPQARKASEDGLEAAIVGSKPADQAMKDAAASVQPAIDSYNKSVG, from the coding sequence GTGAGACAACCCAAGCTCCGTCGGGCCATGACGGCGTTCGTCGCCCTGGCAGCCGCCGCCGCGCTGACGGCGTGCGGTGGTTCCGGGTCCGACACCGATTCGGCCAAGGACGCCCTCGAAGCGCCCGGCGCGGAGGTGCTCGAGAAGGCCACCGACAAGACCACCATCGAGTTCTGGCACGGGATGAAGGGCGCCAACGCCGCGGCGATCGACAAGCTGGTCGCCGACTTCAACGCCCAGAGCGGGGGCAAGGCCGAGGTCAAGGCCATCTACCAGGGCAACTACGACGAGACGATCGCCAAGTACAAGGCCTCGGTGCAGCAGAAGAACACGCCCGCGCTGGTGCAGGTCTACGACATCGGCTCCCGCTTCATGGTCGACTCCAAGCAGACCGTGCCGATGTTCAAGTTCATCGACAAGGACGGGTTCAACGCCGGCGACATCGAGCCGAACATCGCCAACTACTACTCGATCGACGGCAAGCTCCAGTCGATGCCGTTCAACACCTCGACCCCGCTGCTCTACCTGAACAAGGAGGCCTTCGTCCGGGCCGGCCTCGACCCGACGAAGCCGCCGACGAACCTGGACGAGCTCGGGGAGATGGCGAAGAAGCTGACCGTCAAGGACGCCAGCGGCAAGACCGTCCAGTACGGCTTCGGGGCCGCCATCTACGGCTGGCTGCTGGAGCAGTTGATCGCCACCGACGGCAAGGAGTACTGCGACAACAGCAACGGGCGCAAGGGCCTGGCGACGAAGGTGCAGTTCGACCAGGAGACCGGCGTCCGCGTCGCGCAGTGGTGGGTGGACCTGGTGAAGGGCGGCTACGCGGCGAACACCGGCCGCAAGACCGACGACGCCCAGGCCGCCTTCAAGGCGGGCACCGTGGCGATGCACCTGGAGTCCACCGGCGCCATGCGCGGCTACGTCGACGCGGCCAAGGGCAAGTTCACCGTGCTCACCGCGCCGTACCCGAAGGCCAGCAGCGCGGCCACGGGCGGGCCGATCATCGGTGGCGCCTCGCTGTGGATCAACGGCGTCGGGCACAGCGACAAGGAGAAGCGCGCCGCCTGGGAGTTCGTGAAGTTCGCGGTGAGCCCGGCCCAGCAGGCCAAGTGGCACACCGGCACCGGGTACGTGCCGGTCAACGCCAAGGCGCTCGACGAGCAGATCGACAAGGACTGGGTGGCGCAGTACCCGCAGTTCAAGACCGCCGTGGACCAGCTGCACGCGCTGCCGCCGTCGGTCGCGTCGGCCGGCTGCCTGCTCGGCGTGATGCCGCAGGCCCGCAAGGCGTCCGAGGACGGCCTGGAGGCGGCGATCGTCGGCAGCAAGCCGGCCGACCAGGCCATGAAGGACGCCGCGGCGAGCGTGCAGCCCGCGATCGACAGCTACAACAAGTCGGTCGGCTGA
- a CDS encoding glycerophosphodiester phosphodiesterase family protein: protein MSTATYAHRGSSGMAPENTAAAFELAIAEGTDYVETDVQLSADGELVIVHDATLARTTDAKLVFADRSPWNVHDFTLAELRKLDAGGWYDDDFAGQHILTFDELLDLLGGRVGLNLELKSPALNPGLVRAVAARLRERRGEIERGPLPRPLVVGSFDEQAIRDFHARLHDVPVALIAYDVPAAGKLTELAGWVYSVNPDVRRLQPADAARVVEAGMAVVPWTVDSPELWRRALDLGVAGMITNYPYALRNMLRGRDPVPGAAGVVVQDIVCRSPGDEPQWTGEHAVLRNVSGEPVDVSGWYLRSQSSARVVVGDGYVIPPGGLLRVHTGPGRNDAASYHNGRTTAVWNGTKGDSAGLHRADGTIVDLYAYVV, encoded by the coding sequence GTGAGTACCGCGACGTACGCGCACCGAGGATCGTCCGGCATGGCGCCGGAGAACACCGCGGCCGCCTTCGAGCTGGCGATCGCCGAGGGCACCGACTACGTCGAGACCGACGTGCAGCTCAGCGCCGACGGGGAGTTGGTGATCGTCCACGATGCCACGCTCGCCCGCACCACCGACGCCAAGCTGGTCTTCGCCGACCGGTCGCCCTGGAACGTGCACGACTTCACCCTGGCCGAGCTCAGGAAGCTCGACGCCGGAGGGTGGTACGACGACGATTTCGCCGGCCAGCACATCCTGACCTTCGACGAGTTGCTCGACCTGCTCGGCGGCCGGGTCGGCCTGAACCTCGAGCTGAAGTCACCCGCGTTGAATCCCGGGCTGGTGCGGGCCGTCGCCGCTCGGCTGCGGGAACGTCGGGGCGAGATCGAGCGGGGCCCCCTGCCGCGGCCGCTCGTCGTCGGGTCCTTCGACGAGCAGGCCATCCGGGACTTCCACGCGCGGCTGCACGACGTCCCGGTGGCGCTGATCGCCTACGACGTGCCGGCGGCCGGGAAGCTGACCGAGCTCGCCGGGTGGGTCTACTCGGTCAACCCGGACGTCCGCCGGCTGCAACCCGCGGACGCGGCCCGCGTCGTCGAGGCGGGCATGGCCGTCGTGCCGTGGACGGTCGACTCACCGGAGCTGTGGCGCCGGGCCCTCGACCTCGGCGTCGCCGGCATGATCACCAACTATCCGTACGCCCTGCGGAACATGCTGCGCGGCCGCGACCCGGTGCCCGGCGCGGCGGGTGTGGTCGTCCAGGACATCGTGTGCCGCTCCCCCGGCGACGAGCCGCAGTGGACCGGCGAGCACGCCGTCCTGCGCAACGTCTCCGGCGAGCCGGTGGACGTCAGCGGCTGGTACCTGCGCAGCCAGTCATCCGCCAGGGTCGTGGTGGGCGACGGCTACGTGATTCCGCCGGGCGGGCTGCTGCGGGTGCATACCGGCCCGGGCCGGAATGACGCGGCCAGCTACCACAACGGCCGCACCACCGCCGTCTGGAACGGCACGAAGGGCGACTCGGCGGGGTTGCATCGGGCGGACGGCACGATCGTGGACCTGTACGCCTACGTCGTCTGA
- a CDS encoding SIR2 family NAD-dependent protein deacylase: MEGVLPHRAAQLLRDARRVVVFTGAGISAESGVPTFRDDLSGLWARFDAQRLATAEAFHTDPDLVWGWYEWRRTRVLRAEPNSGHLAIATIEARAPSTTVITQNVDDLHERAGTRAAIHLHGSLFTPRCVAAAGHPATLPDPPDGDVARPHEGGRIPPPRCASCGLLVRPGVVWFGEALPEAALTAAVEAAAASDVLLTVGTSGVVYPAAEIPRIAARSGAAVIQVNPEPTPLDRVSAVNLRGPAAQVLPALVAAAWKETDKT; encoded by the coding sequence ATGGAAGGTGTGCTGCCGCATCGCGCGGCCCAACTCCTCCGCGACGCCCGCCGTGTCGTCGTCTTCACCGGCGCCGGGATTTCCGCCGAGAGCGGCGTCCCCACCTTCCGTGACGATCTCAGCGGCCTGTGGGCGCGTTTCGATGCCCAGCGGCTCGCCACCGCGGAGGCGTTCCACACCGATCCCGACCTGGTCTGGGGCTGGTACGAATGGCGGCGCACCAGGGTGCTCCGGGCCGAGCCGAATTCCGGGCACCTGGCCATCGCCACCATCGAAGCCCGCGCCCCGAGCACCACCGTCATCACACAGAACGTCGACGACCTGCACGAGCGGGCCGGAACCCGGGCCGCGATCCACCTGCACGGCAGCCTCTTCACGCCCCGATGCGTGGCCGCGGCCGGTCACCCGGCGACCCTCCCGGACCCACCCGACGGCGATGTCGCGCGGCCGCACGAAGGGGGCCGGATCCCGCCGCCGCGGTGCGCGTCCTGTGGACTGCTCGTCCGCCCCGGCGTGGTGTGGTTCGGTGAGGCGCTGCCCGAGGCGGCGTTGACCGCCGCGGTCGAGGCCGCCGCCGCCTCCGACGTGCTCCTGACGGTCGGCACCTCCGGCGTCGTGTACCCGGCCGCCGAGATTCCCCGGATCGCGGCCCGCTCCGGCGCTGCCGTGATCCAGGTCAACCCGGAGCCGACCCCACTCGACCGGGTCTCCGCCGTCAACCTGCGCGGCCCCGCCGCACAGGTCCTTCCGGCCCTCGTCGCGGCCGCGTGGAAGGAAACCGACAAGACGTGA
- a CDS encoding FAD-dependent oxidoreductase, which produces MPETDVVVVGAGQAGLSSAYHLRSSGLDFAVLDADAAPGGAWRHRWPTLRMATVHGIFDLPGMHFTPPPPDEPAADAVPAYFAAFEREFGIDVQRPVAVTAVRDAGDGRLLVESDKGTWTTRALINATGTWTRPFVPYYPGQETFLGRQLHTAHYRGPAEFAGKRVVVVGGGASAVQLLVEIADVAATTTWVTRRPPVFRDGPFTPDYGREVVAKVEARVRAGLPPGSIASATELAWTPQMREARERGLLRRRPMFDKIVPGGVQWRDGAAQEVDVILWCTGFRPALDHLAPLRLRGPRGGIVMDGTRVVADPRIHLVGYGPSASTVGANRAGRAAVRELRALLAAPALT; this is translated from the coding sequence GTGCCGGAGACGGATGTGGTGGTTGTCGGGGCTGGGCAGGCGGGGCTGTCCAGCGCGTACCACCTGCGCTCCTCCGGTCTTGACTTCGCCGTTCTGGACGCCGACGCGGCGCCCGGCGGGGCCTGGCGGCACCGGTGGCCGACGCTGCGCATGGCGACCGTGCACGGCATCTTCGACCTGCCCGGAATGCACTTCACGCCGCCGCCGCCGGACGAACCCGCCGCCGACGCGGTGCCGGCCTATTTCGCCGCCTTCGAGCGTGAATTCGGCATCGACGTGCAGCGGCCGGTCGCCGTCACGGCCGTCCGGGACGCCGGCGACGGACGACTCCTCGTCGAATCCGACAAGGGCACCTGGACCACCCGCGCACTGATCAACGCGACGGGGACGTGGACCAGGCCGTTCGTGCCGTACTACCCCGGGCAGGAGACGTTCCTCGGGCGGCAGCTGCACACCGCCCACTACCGGGGACCGGCGGAATTCGCCGGGAAGCGGGTGGTCGTCGTCGGGGGCGGAGCTTCGGCCGTCCAGCTCCTGGTCGAGATCGCCGACGTCGCGGCGACGACGACCTGGGTCACCCGCCGCCCGCCGGTGTTCCGGGACGGGCCGTTTACCCCGGACTACGGCCGCGAGGTGGTCGCCAAGGTGGAGGCACGCGTACGCGCCGGCCTCCCCCCGGGCAGCATCGCCAGCGCGACCGAGCTGGCGTGGACACCGCAGATGCGCGAAGCCCGGGAACGGGGTCTCCTCCGACGCCGGCCGATGTTCGACAAGATCGTCCCCGGCGGCGTCCAGTGGCGCGACGGCGCCGCGCAGGAGGTGGACGTCATCCTCTGGTGCACCGGCTTCCGGCCGGCGCTCGACCACCTGGCCCCCCTGCGCCTGCGCGGCCCTCGCGGCGGCATCGTCATGGACGGCACCCGGGTGGTCGCCGATCCCCGGATCCACCTGGTCGGCTACGGGCCGTCCGCCAGCACGGTCGGCGCGAACCGCGCCGGGCGGGCGGCGGTCCGCGAGCTGCGCGCGCTCCTGGCGGCGCCCGCCCTCACCTGA
- a CDS encoding PPOX class F420-dependent oxidoreductase — MSKPPLPEPAITMLRKANPAVIATLRADGQPVSAATWYLWDDGRIMVNMDEGRRRLSHLRNDPRVTLTVLDEQARYTHVTILGRVVELRDDEDLADIDRLSQHYTGRAYPRRDRRRVSAVIEIDRWHGWGALKDNDQVG, encoded by the coding sequence ATGTCGAAGCCGCCGCTGCCCGAACCCGCGATCACCATGCTGCGCAAGGCGAACCCCGCGGTCATCGCCACGCTCCGGGCCGACGGTCAGCCGGTCTCCGCGGCCACCTGGTACCTGTGGGACGACGGTCGGATCATGGTGAACATGGACGAGGGCCGCCGCCGGCTCAGCCATCTCCGCAACGACCCCCGGGTCACCCTGACGGTGCTCGACGAGCAGGCCCGGTACACCCACGTCACGATCCTGGGGCGCGTCGTCGAACTCCGCGACGACGAGGACCTGGCCGACATCGACCGGCTCTCCCAGCACTACACCGGGAGGGCGTACCCGCGGCGCGATCGCCGGCGGGTGAGCGCCGTCATCGAGATCGACCGCTGGCACGGCTGGGGCGCGCTGAAGGACAACGACCAGGTCGGCTGA